From the genome of Prunus persica cultivar Lovell chromosome G8, Prunus_persica_NCBIv2, whole genome shotgun sequence:
TTAGTCCAAACAGTTTTAGCATGTATCAACATCTCGTCCAAAAGATTGGTTTAAAGTTTAAATGTCCACATTGCATCGCCACAAACACATGAACAATAAAGCGAAAAAGATGTTTTGAAAATGTATTGAGCAGACATGTCATGCCACTAAATCGAAGCATACATGTTCAGGGAAAGGGAGAGTTAGAAATTTACCCCACAAGAATCACAACCAAATCTTATGTGAACTGGGTCAGACCATGGTGATAACTTCTTTCTTTGCGTATCAGCTTTTGTTGCACCTGCGATGATACACCAACAATATAACTGGAAAATGTAAGATATGACCAATTCACACCATAGCACTACAGCAGTATAGCAAATAAGCTCAATCATAAGATATATATCAGCAACATCAAACCCAGGTACAATTTTTGTGTCTCATTCTATGGTTGATACTAAGGCGAAAGTGACAAAAGCAATTTAGTTTCTGAGGTATTTGATAATTTCAAGCCTTGATTAAACAAGTTGAGAACCTTTTATGTATATTGCTTGTTGAGCAGTGAAGGTCAAAAATCTTCCATTAATCATATTTATAGGTTTGTAATTTAGCTTTGTTAGTGAAATAACCATCCAAGAAAAGTAGCAACCTATGTAAATTGATGTAATACTTCCAATCTGGTAGCAAATAAGATTTTGAGAGGTTATTCATAAACTACATGCTCTCAGTATTATTGATGCAACTCTAAGCCTAGGATGCCTAAGGAATACCAGGGGCAAAGCATATAAACTCTTCTTCATCTATTTTCAAATGctatattaaattaaactaaaattaaacCGCACAAGTACTATGAATCATGCGTAACGGATGCATGATTCTATATCTAATAAACTTAATCATCAGAATCAAATGGAATTGAGCATTATTGGACTTACAGGCATTTGGGTTCTCATGCTTGGAATCAGCTTGTTTAAGCTGTACAGCAGCTCTTCTAAGTGCGTATTCTTTTGGAAATTGCTCCTCCAGAAAGTGTCCAAGCACCAAACAAACTTTTGGAAATCCTGATGGATGAGAACTTTGACAAACGTTACATCTAAGCATCTGTTCATCTGGTTTAACAATGCAACTTTCACAATATACTGtacagttaaaaaaaaatgaatattagAATAACTGCACATACCAATTCAGAACAGAGGACTGAAACCTGATAACATATAATAACTTTGAGTGTTCAACGTACCGTGGCCACAGTTAAGAACCACAGGATGAAACGACAGTTGCTTGCATGCGGCACATATCACATCAGCAACTGAAATCCGGTCGGCACTCCCGCTATCCGTGTTTAACAGggaattcttttcttcatcagTAACATTCCCAGTTCCCTCATAATCTCCACCACGGGTTTGCTTAGGACCAGCTGTGCCATTATTCTGAATATGTAAGTCTTGACTAGCTTGTGAGTTGCATCCATGTGCATCTAACTGCGGCGAGAAGCAGCcgcttctcttctcttcctctgcAACATTCAAAGGTAACAATAAACGCAATCAGAATTTTATGGAAACTGACCTAAGTGAAATCAAATATGATCGTTAGTTAGAACAATTGAAGCCAAGAAGAATAGAACAAGATAATAAGAAGAAGTTTAAGAGGATTAAAAAATGAAGCAGAGCATACCAAGAATTTGCAATTCCCTTCTCTTATAGGCAACAGGGTACTTCTTGAGTAGCAAAAAATGAAGCATTTGACAGATGGTTGGAAAATGATTATACTCATGCCTACAAAGCGGACATTGAGATTGGCCTAGACTGCTCATCGATCTGTGCACACACCAGAAACACGAAACGTGACCACAAGCTGCAACccacaataaaaatacataaacaaaaacaatcaaataatcaaaattattttgatacgATATGTGTGAGTTTGCAGTAGCCCTAGACTTGGGTGTTCGTGTGTGTTGTTGGTGACTCATGTCCATGAAATTTAAGCAACCAAGTATGCCGACTTACAGAGCACTATAGGCTTGTAAAGAAGATCCCTGCACcgtccaaaaaacaaaattgcacAGAAATCAGCATAAGCAAACGCAATTGTATTTACACAGCAAATTGCTCAGAATTCAGAGAGTGTATAGATTTGGGATACTTACAAACAAACGCAGCAGATGAAGGAATCGGGGATTTCCTCCTGTTCATCACCTAGTGAAATTTGATTGTCGTTCATTGAATAGATTTGGTGGCTAGCGCTGCGAAACCCTAGAGttggtggagagagagagagagagagagagagagacagagcgAAGCAGAGGAGGCAATGAAGGTGTGAAGATTCTACACAGGCAGATTTGTTAGCTTCCTCTGTTGAACGTCACGTCTAAAATATGGCGGTACCTAATTAGTTGGAAGGCGTGTGTTGTTGTTGTGGAAGCGCTCGGTGTAACCATAAAACGGTGGTTGTTCTTGTCATATACAACTGGTCTTCGAGGGATCGAAAGCACGAGATCAGTTGTTTACACCAGTTATATGCAATGTTATTTAGGAATGTGTTAAAAAATGCACGCGCACCGAATGCGTAAATTGTTACAAGAGACCATATACTCATATTTGATACACCGTGTCATAGGGAAGGTGTCAATAGAGGTTGTAATTTTTTGTGGTAAATATCATGAGGTGTCCCCACACTTAAAGGGTGAGATTAATCTCCGTTCAGAATTCGGCTAGCCCCTTGCCTCAAAGTGCTGTTATAGGGTTTCAAATCCCTGTTATTGAGGCACCAGGTAGCTCATCAATTGGAGGTGATAGTTTACCAATCGCACTACACCTTGTGATTACAGAGGTTACAAtttgggagactttggaaaagcccaaaggagagagaaaatttttaaaagaagcaaaaatggacaaaattgcccttatttatttgttgctttcctaagaaatcctttacatttgcatgtttttagtttgaaagttgagaggttattctgtcttttttcaaaaagctttggctttttccaaaagtaaaagttttttttatggataaaacttaaatttactttacAATTTTGAGTTAGGCTATATTGTCAAAATTCTTGCATACAACTGTTGTGTATAACTTCATTATTTCATTATTGTAAAATGCAACGGTAAATTAGGGTTAAATGCGTGAAAGGAGTTGTATGTAACAATTGTGTTCAAGATAATTTTACCGTCTTAGACATGCACGTGCATGGAATTCGATTTATTGATGTTGTTTGTCCCCATAGTTTTATGTGTAAATTTTAGATAAAAGTAAGAAATTAAGATGCACGTGCTGTAGAAAAAGTCTTGAGCACAAGGGAGTACgttaagaaacaaaacaataatttagacagaaaagaaaagtaatttGAGATTCTTAGGTCTAATCTAAGCTATGATTGGTAATAAGAGATAACGGTTTCATTTCAATCTTGATTCGCAACCCCACCACAAAGACATAACAACCATCACCATCGAAGTCGACATGACACCTATCTACGTCGACGTTGTCTTGTtgccatgtttttttttttttttttttttttttttttgtaaatttaaaattttatttatcattttgtCTGATATTGTGGTCTCagacagagagaagaaaaaagatcttGTAGTCATGCTTGCTTTTGTATTCAGCCACATTTGAAGGAAGATGCATGATTAGATAATATTACAaacagtaaa
Proteins encoded in this window:
- the LOC18768771 gene encoding E3 ubiquitin-protein ligase PRT1 isoform X2, whose protein sequence is MSSLGQSQCPLCRHEYNHFPTICQMLHFLLLKKYPVAYKRRELQILEEEKRSGCFSPQLDAHGCNSQASQDLHIQNNGTAGPKQTRGGDYEGTGNVTDEEKNSLLNTDSGSADRISVADVICAACKQLSFHPVVLNCGHVYCESCIVKPDEQMLRCNVCQSSHPSGFPKVCLVLGHFLEEQFPKEYALRRAAVQLKQADSKHENPNACATKADTQRKKLSPWSDPVHIRFGCDSCGMFPILGDRYNCLDCFEKKGFDLCSHCYNTNSKLPGRFNQQHTPEHRFKLVRKDSIRNQLKLVIGDIDDISLALIIASISSEGTISPDAQENAENRSAVHAPSTSSGDEQDESLTSD
- the LOC18768771 gene encoding E3 ubiquitin-protein ligase PRT1 isoform X1; protein product: MNDNQISLGDEQEEIPDSFICCVCLDLLYKPIVLSCGHVSCFWCVHRSMSSLGQSQCPLCRHEYNHFPTICQMLHFLLLKKYPVAYKRRELQILEEEKRSGCFSPQLDAHGCNSQASQDLHIQNNGTAGPKQTRGGDYEGTGNVTDEEKNSLLNTDSGSADRISVADVICAACKQLSFHPVVLNCGHVYCESCIVKPDEQMLRCNVCQSSHPSGFPKVCLVLGHFLEEQFPKEYALRRAAVQLKQADSKHENPNACATKADTQRKKLSPWSDPVHIRFGCDSCGMFPILGDRYNCLDCFEKKGFDLCSHCYNTNSKLPGRFNQQHTPEHRFKLVRKDSIRNQLKLVIGDIDDISLALIIASISSEGTISPDAQENAENRSAVHAPSTSSGDEQDESLTSD